A genomic stretch from Oryzias latipes chromosome 24, ASM223467v1 includes:
- the LOC101162494 gene encoding protein FAM177A1 isoform X2 — protein sequence MADISLYLSSIHGGGAGAVQNQGKDFESVELGEMNDSAGPQPQREKAPRRVIHFSSGETMEEYSTDEEEEGGEPEKRDLLSSPVDASKMTWGPYFWFHMWRAATSTISACDYLGERMASLFGITSAKYQYAIDEYYRIKKEREDVKEENRLSEEADRSVDQEEVVTNAQEEEPGARPGVSYQIENESRSAPKTITVPVIVTAT from the exons ATGGCGGACATTTCCCTGTACCTCTCGAGCATCCATGGAGGGGGCGCGGGAGCGGTGCAG AATCAGGGGAAGGACTTCGAGAGCGTGGAGCTCGGGGAAATGAACGACAGCGCGGGGCCGCAGCCGCAGAGGGAGAAGGCTCCCCGGCGCGTCATCCACTTCTCCAGCGGGGAGACCATGGAGGAATACAGCAccgacgaggaggaggagggcggCGAGCCGGAGAAGAGAGACCTGCTGTCCTCCCCGGTCGATGCG tCAAAGATGACGTGGGGACCATATTTCTGGTTCCACATGTGGAGAGCAGCCACCTCAACCATCTCAG CATGTGACTATCTTGGGGAGAGGATGGCTTCCCTCTTTGGAATAACATCTGCCAAATATCAATACGCCATCGATGAATACtacagaataaagaaagag AGGGAAGATGTAAAGGAGGAAAACCGGCTGTCGGAGGAAGCGGACCGATCGGTTGACCAGGAAGAGGTGGTGACAAACGCACAAGAGGAAGAAccgggggctcgtccgggagtTTCCTATCAAATCGAGAATGAAAGTCGCTCTGCTCCGAAAACCATCACAGTTCCTGTCATTGTCACGGCAACATAA
- the LOC101162494 gene encoding protein FAM177A1 isoform X1 has product MADISLYLSSIHGGGAGAVQNQGKDFESVELGEMNDSAGPQPQREKAPRRVIHFSSGETMEEYSTDEEEEGGEPEKRDLLSSPVDAVRSKMTWGPYFWFHMWRAATSTISACDYLGERMASLFGITSAKYQYAIDEYYRIKKEREDVKEENRLSEEADRSVDQEEVVTNAQEEEPGARPGVSYQIENESRSAPKTITVPVIVTAT; this is encoded by the exons ATGGCGGACATTTCCCTGTACCTCTCGAGCATCCATGGAGGGGGCGCGGGAGCGGTGCAG AATCAGGGGAAGGACTTCGAGAGCGTGGAGCTCGGGGAAATGAACGACAGCGCGGGGCCGCAGCCGCAGAGGGAGAAGGCTCCCCGGCGCGTCATCCACTTCTCCAGCGGGGAGACCATGGAGGAATACAGCAccgacgaggaggaggagggcggCGAGCCGGAGAAGAGAGACCTGCTGTCCTCCCCGGTCGATGCGGTGAGG tCAAAGATGACGTGGGGACCATATTTCTGGTTCCACATGTGGAGAGCAGCCACCTCAACCATCTCAG CATGTGACTATCTTGGGGAGAGGATGGCTTCCCTCTTTGGAATAACATCTGCCAAATATCAATACGCCATCGATGAATACtacagaataaagaaagag AGGGAAGATGTAAAGGAGGAAAACCGGCTGTCGGAGGAAGCGGACCGATCGGTTGACCAGGAAGAGGTGGTGACAAACGCACAAGAGGAAGAAccgggggctcgtccgggagtTTCCTATCAAATCGAGAATGAAAGTCGCTCTGCTCCGAAAACCATCACAGTTCCTGTCATTGTCACGGCAACATAA